One Chloroflexota bacterium DNA segment encodes these proteins:
- a CDS encoding family 43 glycosylhydrolase, which produces MIWQGSGGKSPEGPHLYRAFDHYFLLTAEGGTEYGHMVAIGRADNPWGPFESCPRNPILSHRSLDSPIQATGHGDLVQAHDGNWWQIRQLFSQRPARLAASDL; this is translated from the coding sequence GTGATCTGGCAAGGAAGTGGCGGTAAATCACCTGAAGGACCTCATCTGTACCGGGCGTTCGACCATTACTTCTTGCTTACAGCGGAAGGTGGCACTGAATATGGGCACATGGTCGCTATCGGGCGCGCTGACAATCCCTGGGGTCCCTTCGAGAGCTGTCCCCGCAATCCCATTCTAAGCCATCGCAGCCTGGACAGCCCGATCCAGGCAACGGGCCACGGAGATCTGGTGCAGGCCCATGATGGGAATTGGTGGCAAATCAGACAACTATTCTCTCAGCGACCGGCCAGGCTGGCTGCGTCTGACCTGTGA
- a CDS encoding beta-galactosidase, translating to MFHFGVDYYPEHWPEARWPVDAAMMAEAGFNVVRLAELAWSLMEPDDGRFEFDWLDRAIAILAAEKIQVILGTPTASPPPWLIASSPDILRTTADGQRVGYGSRRNTCPSHQGYLAYSRRVAQQMAAHFAGNSVVIGWQIDNEFGDPCYCATCRQAFQTWLQARYGSLDELNERWGTRFWSHVYSSWSEIPVPLTTSYSHNPGLALDFKRYSSDAYVLYQQEQIDAIRERCPDQFISHNLMGFGYDRLDYFDLARPLDMVSWDNYPRGFWKEVFPDDPSRMALGHDTMRGLKKGPFWMMEQQSGASGWARSTLEPVRSSRRPV from the coding sequence ATGTTCCATTTCGGCGTAGATTACTATCCCGAGCATTGGCCTGAGGCTCGTTGGCCGGTCGATGCCGCCATGATGGCTGAGGCAGGGTTCAACGTGGTTCGCCTGGCCGAATTAGCCTGGTCTTTGATGGAACCTGATGATGGTCGCTTCGAGTTTGACTGGCTCGATCGGGCCATTGCCATCCTGGCTGCCGAAAAGATCCAGGTTATTCTGGGCACTCCGACGGCATCACCACCACCCTGGCTGATTGCCAGTTCTCCAGATATTCTGCGAACCACTGCCGATGGTCAACGGGTGGGATACGGCAGCCGGCGCAACACATGCCCATCCCATCAGGGATACCTGGCCTATTCCCGCCGTGTTGCTCAACAGATGGCGGCGCATTTTGCCGGCAATTCCGTGGTGATCGGCTGGCAGATCGACAACGAGTTCGGTGATCCCTGCTACTGTGCGACCTGTCGCCAGGCTTTTCAGACCTGGCTTCAGGCGCGTTATGGCTCGCTCGACGAACTCAACGAGCGCTGGGGCACCCGCTTCTGGAGCCACGTATACAGCAGTTGGTCGGAGATACCGGTGCCGTTGACGACCTCCTATTCCCACAACCCGGGCCTGGCACTCGATTTCAAACGCTACAGCTCTGATGCGTATGTGTTGTACCAGCAGGAGCAAATCGATGCCATTCGCGAGCGATGTCCGGATCAGTTTATTTCCCACAACCTCATGGGTTTTGGCTACGATCGCCTGGACTATTTCGATCTGGCCCGCCCGTTGGATATGGTCAGTTGGGACAACTATCCGCGTGGTTTCTGGAAAGAGGTCTTTCCCGACGATCCCAGCAGGATGGCGCTGGGCCACGATACCATGCGAGGACTCAAGAAGGGCCCCTTCTGGATGATGGAGCAACAGAGTGGCGCCAGCGGCTGGGCGAGATCGACCTTAGAACCGGTCAGGTCATCACGGCGCCCCGTGTGA
- a CDS encoding uroporphyrinogen decarboxylase family protein, which produces METLTGRERIANIIQHQPVDRIGVFEHFWDDTPGNWREAGHIGANESMEDHFDLDMALFWSFNFVADLDFEPELLSETDTTYVQRDGNGAVLRWHKVNQTTPEHVDYLVRDRQSWETYAKPRLTTDPRRIDFEGYRMARRQAAEADRFFCWSGVNVFELMHPVVGHENLLIGMALDPDWIGDMVAVYSQVTIELQEMLFAQEGYPDGIWYYEDMGFKQHPFFSPHMYRSMIQPGHIRTIDWAHGKGLPVIMHSCGYIAPLLPDMIEAGVDCLQVIEVKAGMDLLELHRAFGQRLSLMGGMDVRVLYTNDEDVIAEELKSKIPVVKEGFGYVLHSDHSIPVDVSYDSYRYFLDRGKELGSYEA; this is translated from the coding sequence GTGGAGACCCTCACCGGCAGAGAAAGAATCGCTAACATCATCCAGCACCAGCCGGTCGATCGCATTGGCGTATTCGAACATTTCTGGGACGACACACCTGGGAACTGGCGGGAGGCTGGCCATATTGGCGCGAACGAATCGATGGAGGATCACTTCGACCTGGATATGGCGCTTTTCTGGTCCTTCAACTTCGTTGCCGACCTGGATTTTGAGCCTGAACTGTTGAGCGAAACGGATACGACCTACGTTCAACGGGACGGCAATGGCGCTGTGCTGCGCTGGCACAAGGTGAACCAGACAACACCTGAGCATGTGGACTATCTGGTTCGTGACCGCCAAAGCTGGGAAACCTATGCAAAACCACGCTTGACCACAGACCCGCGCCGCATCGACTTCGAGGGTTATCGGATGGCCAGACGGCAGGCTGCCGAGGCCGATCGCTTTTTCTGCTGGTCAGGCGTCAACGTGTTTGAACTGATGCATCCGGTCGTCGGCCATGAGAACCTGTTGATCGGTATGGCGCTGGATCCCGACTGGATTGGTGATATGGTGGCGGTCTACTCGCAGGTGACCATCGAACTCCAGGAGATGCTGTTCGCCCAGGAGGGATATCCCGATGGTATCTGGTACTACGAGGACATGGGTTTCAAACAACATCCCTTTTTCTCTCCCCATATGTACCGGAGCATGATCCAGCCGGGACACATCAGGACCATCGACTGGGCTCACGGGAAAGGGTTGCCGGTGATCATGCATTCCTGCGGATATATCGCTCCCTTGCTGCCTGATATGATCGAGGCCGGCGTCGATTGCCTGCAGGTTATCGAGGTCAAGGCTGGCATGGATCTACTGGAACTGCACCGGGCGTTTGGCCAACGGTTGTCGTTGATGGGTGGCATGGACGTTCGCGTCCTGTACACCAACGACGAGGATGTGATCGCCGAAGAGCTCAAGAGCAAGATCCCGGTTGTGAAGGAGGGATTCGGCTATGTCCTGCACAGCGATCATTCCATTCCGGTTGATGTGAGCTATGACAGTTACCGCTATTTTCTCGACCGCGGCAAGGAATTAGGCAGCTACGAGGCATGA
- a CDS encoding extracellular solute-binding protein, producing MPPAAPAPAEPAPAEPAEEKPVAQPEPEPASGTVVVMHFRHELTEEMEAQFEDDHPGIEIEFADASEQTRFFAMYAAGSPPDLYRIQAPSIPQFLARGILYDLTPYFEASELINIDDLAAFNKYYMAEGPLETGSGKICGMCKDASPDMTIFANKAHFEEAGLPVPDPDSPVHPVCPPAFDQYLLALDSGSVRGQLLFYLPVSPVFPRISAGVGGCRCYLYPAYGDRILFCPEAYPQGSGYQRPERLIDAL from the coding sequence GTGCCACCCGCCGCCCCTGCCCCGGCAGAACCGGCTCCAGCCGAGCCTGCCGAGGAAAAACCGGTCGCTCAGCCGGAACCAGAACCGGCCTCGGGCACGGTTGTGGTCATGCATTTCAGGCATGAGCTAACCGAGGAAATGGAAGCCCAGTTCGAGGATGACCATCCGGGCATCGAGATCGAATTTGCAGATGCTTCCGAACAGACTCGTTTCTTTGCCATGTATGCTGCCGGCTCGCCTCCGGACCTCTATCGGATTCAGGCGCCATCGATTCCGCAGTTCCTGGCGAGGGGGATTCTCTACGATCTGACTCCCTACTTCGAAGCCAGCGAGCTGATCAATATCGACGATCTGGCCGCGTTCAACAAGTATTACATGGCCGAAGGTCCCCTGGAAACCGGCTCGGGCAAGATCTGCGGCATGTGCAAGGATGCATCGCCCGATATGACGATCTTTGCCAACAAGGCCCACTTCGAAGAGGCCGGGCTACCCGTTCCCGACCCTGATTCCCCAGTTCATCCTGTATGCCCGCCTGCATTTGACCAATACCTACTGGCCCTGGATTCTGGAAGCGTTCGCGGGCAGCTCCTTTTTTATCTTCCTGTTTCGCCAGTTTTTCCTCGGATTTCCGCGGGAGTTGGAGGATGCCGCTGTTATCTATATCCTGCCTATGGTGATCGTATTCTTTTTTGCCCAGAAGCATATCCTCAAGGGAGTGGTTACCAGCGGCCTGAAAGGCTGATCGATGCATTATGA
- a CDS encoding LacI family DNA-binding transcriptional regulator, whose product MAQVAEMGKLHKVTIGEVAREAGVSKQTVSRVLNDRPDVAPKTRKRVREVMDRLDYQPSQLAQSLSRRRSYTLGVVTAGLQYIGPSRTLYGITQEAEERGYAILLKELPGFQVQDFEPIIRSLLARHVDGIIWTVPEVGDNMAWILEHRTELPVPLLTLSTEAQPGSASVIIDNYLGAFRASQHLLDQGYRRIGHIAGPLDWWAARQRLAGWKDCLLEVGVAVDEQHRAEGNWSSASGEQAIRALLESYPDMDAVFVANDQMAISVYKVASEWSIKIPADLGLVGFDGIPEVAHLCPPLSTVWQDQPTHGRMGVSELVDLIETVKKGGDLPESRTVVLQPELIVRESSLYPGTLFGPTSPLEVADDVTLVR is encoded by the coding sequence ATGGCACAGGTTGCAGAAATGGGCAAGCTCCACAAGGTAACAATCGGAGAAGTTGCGAGAGAGGCTGGTGTTTCCAAACAAACCGTTTCCCGGGTATTGAATGATCGGCCCGATGTGGCGCCGAAGACCCGCAAACGAGTGCGTGAGGTCATGGATCGTCTGGACTATCAACCGAGTCAGCTGGCTCAAAGCCTGAGCCGGCGGCGAAGTTATACCCTGGGCGTGGTCACCGCCGGCCTTCAGTATATTGGCCCCTCCAGGACGCTTTACGGGATTACTCAGGAAGCGGAAGAGAGGGGCTACGCAATTCTGCTAAAGGAATTGCCCGGTTTTCAGGTTCAGGATTTCGAGCCGATCATACGTTCCCTGCTGGCGCGGCATGTGGATGGTATCATTTGGACCGTGCCCGAGGTAGGGGACAACATGGCATGGATCCTCGAGCATCGGACTGAGCTTCCTGTTCCTTTGCTCACCCTGTCAACCGAGGCGCAGCCTGGTTCGGCCAGCGTCATCATCGACAACTACCTGGGCGCCTTTCGAGCAAGCCAACATCTTCTCGATCAAGGCTATCGCCGGATCGGGCACATCGCCGGACCACTGGATTGGTGGGCTGCGCGCCAGCGCCTGGCGGGCTGGAAAGATTGCCTGCTGGAGGTCGGTGTCGCGGTTGACGAGCAGCACCGCGCGGAGGGAAACTGGTCCTCTGCAAGCGGTGAGCAGGCCATCCGAGCATTATTGGAGAGTTATCCCGACATGGATGCCGTGTTCGTTGCCAATGACCAGATGGCCATCAGCGTCTACAAGGTGGCCAGTGAGTGGTCGATCAAGATACCTGCGGACCTGGGGCTGGTCGGATTCGACGGAATCCCCGAGGTGGCCCATCTTTGTCCCCCCCTTAGCACCGTCTGGCAGGATCAGCCTACCCACGGTCGAATGGGTGTCTCCGAGTTGGTCGACCTGATCGAGACGGTGAAGAAAGGTGGCGACTTGCCTGAGTCAAGAACCGTTGTTTTGCAGCCAGAGCTGATTGTTCGGGAGAGTTCCTTGTATCCAGGAACCCTTTTTGGTCCAACCAGCCCTTTGGAGGTAGCCGATGACGTGACCCTCGTTCGATGA